TACTATTTAAATCACTTTAGCAATTGAAGAACAAAAAAAATCATTCGTTTCATAAAAAGAAACGAATGATTCAAATACTTTATTAATGCCCTGAAACATTTATTCGATTAACTGCTTTTCTCAATGAGATCTCAGCACGTTTGGCAGTATCAACATCATTATTTTGCTTTGCAGTTTCTAAACGGCGTTCAGCACGCTCACGAGCTTTAGTAGCTCGACTCGTATCGATGTTCTCTTTCTTCTCTGCACTATTTGCAACAACCGTTGCAACATTATTAGAGAATTCAACAAAACCACCACTAACTGCAATTTCATCAAATTTATCATCTGT
Above is a window of Liquorilactobacillus hordei DSM 19519 DNA encoding:
- a CDS encoding F0F1 ATP synthase subunit epsilon, producing MAEQDLLTVSVVTPDGNVYESQTRLAVFKTTVGEIGILPNHIPLIASLEIDEVRVKVQGTDDKFDEIAVSGGFVEFSNNVATVVANSAEKKENIDTSRATKARERAERRLETAKQNNDVDTAKRAEISLRKAVNRINVSGH